One Gossypium raimondii isolate GPD5lz chromosome 3, ASM2569854v1, whole genome shotgun sequence genomic window carries:
- the LOC105796680 gene encoding uncharacterized protein LOC105796680: MKIKEANAGALTNFEVLDFLRSRGASKDPTRVIVPIAPSEFKVYDYLVESAACNQTKEHVKEFLERCKSYKLAKAEVLNIINLRPSALVEIDPIIEESEKRFGEQLEELVNLVVEVLPEPPTRKLPEPESNEVKEDTMDGKNMDEDKTETVTVEQIDKDQTEPNEDGEQIVVS; the protein is encoded by the exons ATGAAGAT AAAAGAAGCTAATGCCGGCGCACTTACCAATTTCGAAGTACTCGATTTTCTACGATCTCGAGGGGCATCGAAGGATCCGACAAGAGTTATTGTTCCAATAGCACCATCTGAGTTCAAG GTTTATGATTATTTGGTAGAGAGTGCCGCTTGCAATCAAACGAAAGAACATGTCAAGGAGTTCTTggaaaggtgtaaaagttataaacttGCAAAAGCTGAGGTGCTCAACATCATCAATCTCAGACCATCTGCATTAGTTGAAATTGACCCG ATAATAGAGGAATCTGAGAAACGATTCGGAGAACAACTAGAAGAGCTTGTTAATTTGGTGGTAGAGGTGTTGCCAGAGCCTCCTACACGAAAACTTCCCGAACCAGAAAGCAATGAGGTTAAAGAAGACACCATGGATGGAAAAAACATGGATGAGGATAAAACGGAAACTGTAACAGTTGAACAGATCGACAAGGATCAAACAGAGCCAAATGAAGATGGTGAACAAATTGTGGTTAGTTAA
- the LOC105796682 gene encoding acireductone dioxygenase 2, whose amino-acid sequence MTMGAADKREEVIQAWYMDDSDEDQRLPHHREPKEYVSLDKLSELGVLSWRLDADNYENDEELKKIREERGYSYMDFCEVCPEKLPNYEEKIKNFFEEHLHTDEEIRYCVAGSGYFDVRDHNDKWIRVWVKKGGMIVLPAGIYHRFTLDTDNYIKAMRLFVGDPIWTPYNRPHDHLPARKEYIENFLQEEGGGQAVDAAA is encoded by the exons atGACCATGGGTGCTGCAGACAAG AGGGAGGAAGTGATTCAAGCATGGTACATGGATGATAGTGATGAAGATCAGAGGCTTCCCCATCACCGTGAACCTAAGGAATATGTATCCTTGGATAAACTTTCTG AGCTTGGAGTACTCAGCTGGCGATTGGATGCTGATAACtatgaaaatgatgaagagttgaagaaaatTCGTGAAGAACGAGGTTACTCCTACATG GACTTCTGTGAGGTTTGCCCTGAGAAGCTTCCAAATTATGAGGAGaagataaaaaatttctttgaaGAACATCTTCATACTGATGAGGAGATCCGTTACTGTGTGGCAGGAAGTG GTTATTTTGATGTACGGGATCACAATGATAAATGGATTCGCGTGTGGGTGAAGAAAGGAGGCATGATAGTTTTACCTGCTGGAATTTATCATCGCTTTACTCTGGATACAGACAACTATATTAAG GCAATGCGGCTCTTTGTTGGTGATCCAATTTGGACTCCGTACAATCGTCCGCACGATCATCTTCCTGCAAG GAAGGAGTATATCGAGAACTTTTTGCAGGAGGAAGGTGGTGGCCAAGCCGTTGATGCTGCCGCATAA